Proteins from a genomic interval of Thermoanaerobacterium thermosaccharolyticum DSM 571:
- a CDS encoding cation diffusion facilitator family transporter, with protein sequence MNSFKKVKQVLMLILILNVMVALAKLLYGMYIKSASMVADGYHSLSDSSGNIVGLVGIYLASKPEDEEHPYGHKKFETFSSIFISIMLFVVSYNVLKEAYSRFLNPVVPKITLDSFIIMIVTLLINIFVFTYEYRQGVKLKSDILVSDSLHTKSDIYVSVSVLITLIALKVGIPTYIDPIMSVVISIFIIKAGIEIIKHSSDILCDRVVVDSKKIHDIAVSVKGVLSCHQIRSRGREDDINIDLHIMVDPSENIIDAHDIASQLEERLKKEIPGVTEVIVHIEPYNKNEIEE encoded by the coding sequence ATGAATTCATTTAAAAAAGTTAAACAGGTCTTAATGCTAATATTGATCTTAAATGTAATGGTGGCTTTAGCTAAACTTTTATACGGCATGTATATAAAAAGTGCTAGTATGGTGGCTGACGGATATCATTCTCTATCAGACAGCTCAGGCAATATAGTCGGGCTTGTGGGCATATATCTTGCATCAAAGCCGGAGGATGAAGAGCATCCGTATGGGCATAAAAAGTTTGAGACATTTTCGTCCATTTTTATATCTATTATGCTTTTTGTGGTCAGCTACAACGTACTAAAGGAAGCCTACAGCAGATTTTTAAATCCTGTCGTTCCCAAAATTACTTTAGACAGTTTTATAATAATGATTGTGACGCTGCTTATAAACATATTTGTGTTTACCTATGAGTACAGGCAGGGTGTTAAGCTAAAAAGTGATATACTCGTGTCAGATTCGCTTCACACTAAAAGCGATATTTACGTATCTGTGTCTGTACTCATAACGCTTATTGCATTAAAAGTTGGAATACCGACTTATATTGATCCTATCATGTCTGTAGTTATATCAATCTTTATTATAAAAGCCGGCATAGAAATAATAAAGCACAGTTCTGACATCTTGTGTGATAGAGTAGTGGTGGATTCAAAAAAAATTCACGATATTGCGGTCAGTGTAAAAGGGGTTTTGTCGTGCCATCAAATAAGAAGCAGAGGACGAGAAGATGATATAAATATAGATCTCCATATCATGGTAGATCCTAGCGAGAACATAATTGATGCTCACGACATAGCAAGTCAGCTAGAAGAGAGGCTTAAAAAGGAGATACCGGGTGTTACGGAGGTTATTGTTCATATAGAGCCCTACAACAAGAATGAAATAGAAGAATAA
- a CDS encoding AbrB/MazE/SpoVT family DNA-binding domain-containing protein, translating to MLKSTGIVRKVDELGRVVIPIELRRTLNIAERDALEIYVDGEQIVLKKYEPACIFCGNAENVVNYKGKNICKNCLDDIKKSE from the coding sequence ATGTTGAAATCTACAGGAATAGTTCGAAAAGTTGATGAACTTGGAAGAGTCGTCATCCCTATCGAGCTTAGAAGGACACTGAATATAGCCGAAAGAGACGCTCTCGAAATTTATGTAGATGGTGAGCAGATTGTACTTAAAAAATACGAACCTGCGTGCATTTTTTGTGGCAATGCAGAAAACGTCGTAAATTACAAAGGCAAGAACATCTGCAAGAACTGTCTTGATGACATTAAAAAAAGCGAATAA
- a CDS encoding nucleoside recognition domain-containing protein, which yields MINYIWFFMIGIGVVIGIINGRMGEVSKAIIDSSESAVTISIGLIGIMSLWLGIMQIAEKSGLMDILSRLLKPVIIKLFPEVPKDHPAIGAMIMNISANMLGLGNAATPFGIKAMEYLQELNNRDVASNSMCTFLVINTASVQLLPAVMIGVRASLGAKNPADFVVVGLFSSVTALIAGIIVVKTLEKSSLFKE from the coding sequence TTGATAAATTATATTTGGTTTTTTATGATAGGAATTGGTGTAGTAATAGGCATAATAAACGGCCGAATGGGAGAGGTATCTAAAGCTATTATTGATTCGTCTGAGTCGGCTGTTACGATATCTATCGGATTAATAGGCATAATGTCTTTATGGCTTGGCATCATGCAGATTGCTGAAAAATCAGGTCTTATGGATATACTTTCGAGGCTATTGAAGCCAGTAATTATAAAACTTTTTCCGGAAGTGCCTAAAGATCATCCAGCGATTGGTGCTATGATTATGAATATATCGGCCAACATGCTGGGGTTAGGCAATGCTGCGACACCTTTTGGCATAAAGGCAATGGAGTATCTTCAAGAGTTAAATAATCGAGATGTTGCATCAAATTCCATGTGCACCTTTCTTGTTATAAATACGGCATCAGTTCAGTTACTACCTGCTGTAATGATAGGAGTAAGGGCATCTTTAGGTGCCAAAAATCCTGCGGACTTTGTTGTTGTAGGTCTTTTTTCTAGTGTTACGGCTTTAATTGCTGGCATTATAGTTGTAAAGACATTGGAGAAATCATCACTTTTTAAGGAGTGA
- a CDS encoding spore maturation protein, producing the protein MLKIISELIIPVVLLIIPLYGLIKHVKVYEVFVDGAKDGINTMTKIFPALLAMLVAVGVLRSSGALDGFAKLIEPFTSRIGMPSEVIPLALIRPLSGSGALGIATELIKSKGPDSFTAKLASVMYGSTETTFYVLAVYFGSVGVKKMRHSIIAGIAADIIAILSSVFYSRLFF; encoded by the coding sequence ATGCTGAAAATAATATCGGAGCTGATTATACCGGTAGTCTTGTTGATAATTCCATTGTATGGGCTTATTAAGCATGTTAAAGTGTATGAAGTGTTTGTTGATGGTGCAAAAGATGGAATCAATACGATGACAAAAATATTTCCGGCTTTGCTGGCAATGCTGGTGGCTGTAGGTGTTTTAAGGTCGTCAGGTGCATTAGACGGATTTGCAAAACTTATTGAGCCTTTTACATCCAGAATAGGAATGCCATCAGAAGTTATACCACTGGCTCTTATAAGGCCTCTTTCAGGAAGTGGTGCATTAGGCATAGCTACTGAATTAATCAAGTCAAAAGGTCCTGATTCCTTTACAGCAAAGCTTGCTTCTGTTATGTACGGTTCAACGGAGACAACATTTTACGTTTTGGCAGTTTATTTTGGATCTGTAGGTGTAAAAAAAATGAGGCATTCCATAATAGCAGGAATTGCTGCAGATATAATTGCAATACTTTCATCGGTTTTTTACAGCAGATTGTTTTTTTAG
- a CDS encoding CCA tRNA nucleotidyltransferase, translating to MAILINRIKRILDDYSENVYVVGGAIRDRILNREINDYDFVVIGDAASISKLVSEKLGGTFVPYAEERGTYKVVYEKTMMDFTQITGEDIEEDLGHRDFTINAMALRLNDFFDSNLIIDPFGGLYDIQNKKIRCVSKNSFDDDPLRMLRAVRFASKYKFAIEEDTKNLIKEKANLISRISSERIMNEIYAILKSSESFKYIKMMDELGLIDSIFPEIKNMKELGRCYYQVLDSWYHSIKTVEEYENIVKELRFPSYMTKVILSYLSKDLSSGNKLKDVLKLAAMFHEIGKKDAIYIDADNHIQFFNHDVKGEKIVSGITKRLKMAKKESSLIKKMVLYHANPFSIYVNGMSNKAMFKFFSDLEDDSIGCLLLSQADVVAAMKGQGRLNEASCYRSFILNMLRRYMDYEKTKTPLLTPLDIIVNFDLKDYKLLNQILYELRKNQFYGNIENKDDAVKFVEERMKMEKI from the coding sequence ATGGCGATATTAATAAATAGAATAAAACGTATACTTGATGATTATTCTGAAAATGTGTATGTTGTAGGTGGTGCTATAAGGGATAGAATATTGAATAGAGAGATTAATGATTATGATTTTGTTGTCATAGGCGATGCTGCATCAATATCAAAGCTTGTATCTGAAAAACTTGGGGGAACTTTTGTCCCATATGCAGAAGAAAGAGGAACGTATAAAGTTGTGTATGAAAAAACCATGATGGATTTTACACAAATAACAGGCGAAGATATAGAAGAAGATTTAGGACATAGAGATTTCACCATAAATGCAATGGCACTGAGATTAAATGATTTTTTTGATAGTAATTTGATAATAGATCCATTTGGAGGGCTATATGACATTCAAAATAAAAAGATTAGATGTGTAAGCAAAAATTCATTTGATGACGATCCGCTAAGGATGCTTAGAGCCGTAAGATTTGCTTCCAAGTACAAATTTGCAATAGAAGAAGACACTAAGAATCTTATAAAAGAAAAGGCAAATCTGATTAGCAGAATTTCATCGGAAAGAATTATGAATGAGATATATGCAATATTAAAATCGTCAGAATCATTTAAATATATAAAAATGATGGACGAGCTGGGCTTAATCGATTCAATATTTCCTGAAATAAAAAACATGAAGGAATTAGGGCGATGCTATTATCAGGTTTTGGATTCATGGTATCATTCGATTAAAACAGTTGAAGAATATGAAAATATAGTAAAGGAGCTTAGATTTCCTTCTTACATGACAAAAGTTATTTTATCTTACCTCAGTAAAGACCTTTCTTCGGGAAATAAGTTAAAAGATGTATTAAAGCTTGCAGCTATGTTTCACGAAATTGGCAAGAAAGATGCAATTTATATTGATGCTGATAATCATATTCAGTTTTTCAATCACGATGTAAAGGGAGAAAAAATTGTATCAGGTATAACCAAAAGGTTAAAAATGGCTAAAAAAGAATCGTCTTTGATAAAAAAGATGGTCCTCTATCATGCAAATCCATTTTCGATTTATGTAAATGGTATGTCGAATAAGGCTATGTTTAAATTTTTTTCTGATCTAGAAGATGATTCCATTGGATGTTTACTGTTGTCGCAGGCTGATGTTGTGGCTGCAATGAAGGGACAAGGTCGCTTAAATGAAGCTTCTTGCTATAGAAGTTTTATATTGAATATGCTTAGAAGGTACATGGACTATGAGAAAACAAAAACTCCACTTCTTACACCTTTGGATATAATAGTCAATTTTGATCTTAAAGATTATAAGCTTTTAAATCAAATATTGTACGAACTAAGAAAAAACCAGTTTTACGGCAATATTGAAAATAAAGATGATGCTGTAAAATTTGTAGAAGAGAGAATGAAGATGGAAAAAATATAG
- the metG gene encoding methionine--tRNA ligase — protein sequence MAKTFYITSPIYYPSDKLHIGHSYTTVAADAMARFKRLTGYDVMFLTGTDEHGQKIQRKAKEKGVTPKQYVDEIVAWIKDLWKTMDISNDKFIRTTDKQHEEIVQKIFTKLYEKGDIYKSEYEGWYCTPCETFWTEKQLVDGNCPDCGRPVELVKEESYFFKLSNYADKLLKYYEEHPDFIQPESRLNEMVSFIKSGLEDLCVSRTSFDWGVKVPFDPKHVVYVWIDALSNYITALGYSTDHDEDFKKYWPADVHLVGKEIVRFHTIIWPAMLMALDLPLPKKVFGHGWLILDGGKMSKSKGNVVDPKELVSKYGVDAIRYFLLREVPFGADGVFSNEALISRINSDLANDFGNLLSRTVTMVEKYFDGVVPEASDKDNVDDELISIANDLPKIVEGYMDRLQFSNALAEIWKLVGRANKYIDETMPWVLAKDESKKGRLKAVLYNLVESLRFVAVLITPFMPNTPIKIYEQLGIDDDLRTWASLKFGLLKAGTKVKRGENIFPRIDVEKELKEAEKESSNKAEVKEETNYIKIDDFAKIDLRVAEVLEAEKVEGADKLLKLKLKVGDEVRQVVSGLALHYKIEELVGKKLVLVANLEPKKLRGIESYGMILAASNEGKLTVVTLDKDIESGAKVK from the coding sequence ATGGCAAAGACGTTTTACATTACATCACCTATATATTATCCAAGTGATAAGCTACACATAGGCCATTCTTATACGACTGTTGCTGCAGATGCGATGGCTCGGTTTAAAAGGCTGACAGGTTATGACGTGATGTTTTTGACAGGTACAGATGAGCACGGTCAGAAGATACAGAGAAAGGCAAAAGAAAAAGGAGTTACGCCGAAGCAGTATGTTGATGAAATTGTGGCGTGGATAAAAGATTTGTGGAAGACAATGGACATAAGCAATGATAAGTTCATAAGGACAACTGACAAGCAGCATGAAGAAATTGTGCAAAAGATATTTACAAAGCTTTACGAAAAGGGCGACATATACAAAAGCGAATATGAGGGATGGTATTGCACACCTTGTGAGACGTTTTGGACAGAGAAACAGCTTGTGGATGGAAACTGCCCTGACTGCGGCAGACCTGTAGAGCTTGTTAAAGAGGAAAGCTATTTCTTTAAGCTTTCAAATTACGCTGATAAACTTCTTAAATACTATGAAGAGCATCCAGACTTCATACAGCCAGAATCAAGGTTGAATGAGATGGTAAGTTTTATAAAATCTGGTCTTGAGGATTTGTGCGTATCCAGAACGTCCTTTGACTGGGGCGTAAAGGTTCCATTTGATCCAAAACACGTTGTATATGTTTGGATTGATGCCCTTTCCAACTATATAACTGCATTGGGGTATTCTACAGATCACGACGAAGATTTCAAAAAGTACTGGCCGGCAGATGTGCACCTTGTTGGAAAGGAAATCGTAAGATTCCACACCATTATATGGCCTGCAATGCTTATGGCGCTGGATTTGCCTCTTCCAAAGAAGGTATTTGGCCATGGCTGGCTTATACTGGATGGTGGCAAGATGTCAAAGTCGAAAGGCAATGTTGTTGATCCTAAGGAGCTTGTGTCAAAGTACGGCGTAGATGCTATAAGGTATTTCTTATTAAGAGAGGTCCCGTTTGGGGCAGATGGCGTATTTTCAAATGAAGCGCTGATTTCCAGGATAAACTCAGATCTTGCCAATGACTTTGGCAATCTTCTAAGCAGAACTGTTACGATGGTAGAAAAATACTTCGACGGTGTAGTGCCTGAAGCTTCAGATAAAGATAATGTTGACGATGAGCTAATATCTATCGCAAATGATTTGCCAAAAATTGTGGAAGGATACATGGACAGACTGCAGTTTTCAAATGCTCTTGCTGAAATCTGGAAGCTTGTAGGACGAGCAAATAAGTACATCGACGAGACGATGCCATGGGTATTAGCAAAAGATGAAAGTAAAAAAGGAAGGCTTAAGGCGGTTCTTTACAACCTTGTTGAATCATTGAGGTTTGTTGCAGTTTTAATAACGCCATTCATGCCAAATACGCCTATCAAGATATACGAACAGCTTGGAATTGACGATGATTTAAGAACATGGGCTAGCCTTAAATTCGGTTTACTGAAAGCAGGTACGAAGGTTAAAAGAGGGGAGAATATTTTTCCAAGGATTGATGTGGAGAAAGAGCTTAAAGAAGCTGAAAAAGAATCTTCTAATAAAGCAGAGGTAAAAGAAGAGACAAACTACATCAAGATAGACGATTTTGCAAAGATCGATTTGCGGGTTGCAGAAGTATTGGAAGCAGAAAAAGTAGAAGGCGCTGATAAATTATTAAAGCTTAAACTTAAAGTTGGCGATGAGGTAAGGCAAGTTGTATCAGGACTTGCATTGCATTACAAGATAGAAGAGCTTGTAGGCAAAAAACTCGTCCTCGTTGCAAATCTGGAGCCTAAAAAATTAAGAGGCATAGAATCATACGGAATGATTTTGGCGGCATCAAACGAAGGTAAATTGACTGTTGTAACTTTAGATAAAGACATAGAAAGCGGAGCAAAGGTAAAATAG
- a CDS encoding GntR family transcriptional regulator encodes MKVEFNEKMPIYIQIMDMIKRDIVTKKLNGGDKLPSVREMAESLKVNPNTVQRAYQELERENVTYTQRGMGTFITENTEKLASLKREMAKEIVESFVTGMRSLGFNSNEILEIIKEYLKKEVN; translated from the coding sequence ATGAAAGTCGAATTCAATGAAAAAATGCCTATTTATATCCAGATTATGGATATGATAAAGAGGGACATAGTCACAAAAAAATTAAATGGAGGAGATAAATTGCCTTCTGTAAGAGAGATGGCCGAAAGCCTTAAAGTGAATCCAAATACTGTTCAAAGAGCTTATCAAGAACTTGAAAGGGAAAACGTCACATATACACAAAGAGGCATGGGAACATTTATAACCGAAAATACCGAAAAGCTTGCATCATTAAAAAGAGAAATGGCGAAAGAGATAGTTGAGTCATTTGTAACAGGTATGAGAAGCTTAGGATTCAATTCAAATGAAATACTCGAAATTATTAAGGAATATCTTAAAAAGGAGGTCAACTGA
- a CDS encoding ABC transporter ATP-binding protein: MGLILKTANLTKNYYSKKALKGINIELEEGKILGLLGPNGSGKTTFIKIAAGILRPTSGEILIDGQEPGIYTKLIVSYLPDINYLYKWMKIRDAINFFKDFYDDFDIEKSKRLLDFMMLDENDKVTSLSKGMLEKLNLTLVLSRNAKLYIFDEPLGGIDPNTREKIIDAIIDNIREDSSMIISTHLVRDIERLFDDVAFISDGEIILKGNAEELRMERNKSIDEIFREVYE, translated from the coding sequence ATGGGGTTAATTTTAAAAACGGCAAACCTTACTAAAAATTATTACAGCAAAAAGGCATTAAAAGGAATTAATATTGAGTTGGAAGAAGGTAAAATATTAGGCCTTTTAGGTCCTAACGGCAGTGGAAAAACGACATTTATAAAGATTGCAGCAGGCATATTAAGGCCCACATCTGGTGAAATATTAATTGACGGTCAGGAACCAGGTATCTATACAAAATTAATTGTATCATATCTACCTGATATAAACTATCTCTATAAATGGATGAAGATTAGAGATGCAATAAATTTCTTTAAAGATTTTTACGATGATTTTGACATTGAAAAATCAAAGAGATTGCTGGATTTTATGATGTTGGATGAAAATGATAAAGTAACGTCACTTTCAAAAGGAATGCTTGAAAAATTGAATCTTACACTTGTGCTTTCAAGAAATGCGAAACTGTATATTTTTGACGAACCACTTGGGGGAATAGATCCTAATACAAGGGAAAAGATAATTGACGCAATAATTGATAATATCCGCGAAGATAGTTCAATGATTATATCTACACACCTTGTAAGAGATATTGAAAGGCTTTTTGACGATGTGGCATTTATCTCAGATGGTGAAATTATTTTAAAAGGAAATGCCGAAGAATTAAGGATGGAAAGAAATAAATCTATTGATGAAATCTTCAGGGAGGTGTATGAATAA
- a CDS encoding ABC transporter permease, with amino-acid sequence MIKLIKYEFLGRYKYYLGFLAALILLNIYLITKNNTWSHGLPFVVSFMAGFACFVAVLISGVMLYQRDMYSNTGYLLFTLPQRGFDIAFSKLIISIIEFTLFITVSGVMAFINLLYVNEAKVFIDAVLQHKIFILYIFISALLSFVALLILSYFSITISKIAIYSKKYSKALSIVIFLLIFYIIGKINGLLVNLFPYNLNISPFSGIAQRSGAVALSFAVFPINVASFVFQTLVYIGLFTLTSYLIDKKIDL; translated from the coding sequence ATGATTAAACTAATAAAGTATGAGTTTTTAGGAAGGTATAAATATTATCTTGGATTTTTGGCTGCCTTGATTTTATTGAATATATACCTTATAACAAAAAATAATACATGGTCACATGGCTTGCCATTCGTTGTATCTTTTATGGCTGGATTTGCCTGCTTTGTAGCCGTGCTTATATCAGGAGTGATGTTGTATCAGAGAGATATGTACAGCAATACAGGATATCTTTTGTTTACACTGCCACAAAGAGGTTTTGACATAGCTTTTTCAAAGCTAATTATATCGATCATTGAATTCACATTGTTTATAACAGTATCTGGAGTGATGGCATTTATAAATCTATTATATGTGAATGAAGCTAAAGTGTTTATAGATGCAGTACTTCAACATAAAATTTTTATACTTTATATATTTATATCTGCTTTATTGAGTTTTGTTGCTTTATTGATTTTGTCGTATTTTTCTATCACAATCAGCAAGATAGCTATTTACAGCAAAAAATATAGCAAAGCTTTGTCAATAGTTATATTTTTGCTTATTTTCTATATAATCGGCAAAATTAATGGACTTCTCGTTAATTTGTTCCCATATAATTTAAATATAAGTCCATTTTCAGGAATTGCGCAAAGAAGCGGTGCCGTTGCTTTATCTTTTGCGGTTTTCCCGATAAATGTAGCAAGCTTTGTTTTCCAAACACTTGTATATATAGGTTTATTCACCCTGACATCGTATCTTATTGACAAAAAAATAGATCTATAA
- a CDS encoding SurA N-terminal domain-containing protein, with amino-acid sequence MQRKKIFLLLSLIIILSLSIVTAAFSLSAKNPNNEANQLQLNNVFKKVGNFLKGNKDKLQVDKGDIIAKVNNIPIYKSEFELRKGLTLASDAEISNIDNYILNKLVREKVEEHLASSYNLKVSQDEINLYIEKEKKEFADYPEANQMLQEMISASGMTSEEYWNTYEKYNVKRLLLFDKLYNTIIENGIRSGNLEKTSNTTFSTQSEYKNYVDNIIEQYVKQAKISINDKYKDMFKNFTVN; translated from the coding sequence ATGCAAAGAAAAAAAATTTTTTTATTACTCAGTCTGATTATCATTTTGTCACTAAGCATTGTTACAGCTGCCTTTTCATTATCAGCAAAAAATCCTAACAACGAAGCAAATCAATTGCAATTAAATAATGTCTTTAAGAAAGTCGGTAACTTTTTAAAAGGTAATAAAGATAAACTGCAAGTTGATAAAGGAGATATAATTGCTAAAGTTAATAATATACCAATATATAAAAGTGAATTTGAGCTGCGGAAGGGATTGACATTGGCTTCAGATGCAGAAATAAGCAATATAGACAATTATATCTTGAATAAACTTGTTAGAGAAAAAGTAGAAGAACACTTGGCATCAAGTTATAATCTAAAAGTTTCACAAGACGAAATAAATTTATATATAGAAAAAGAAAAAAAGGAATTTGCTGATTACCCAGAAGCTAACCAAATGTTGCAAGAAATGATTTCTGCAAGTGGCATGACATCCGAAGAATACTGGAATACTTATGAAAAATATAATGTTAAAAGATTGTTGTTGTTTGATAAATTGTACAATACAATTATAGAGAACGGAATAAGAAGCGGAAATTTGGAAAAAACCAGCAACACAACTTTTAGCACACAAAGTGAATATAAAAATTATGTTGATAATATTATAGAACAATATGTAAAACAAGCTAAAATATCAATTAACGACAAATATAAAGATATGTTTAAAAATTTTACAGTTAATTAA
- a CDS encoding helix-turn-helix domain-containing protein yields MEFLTPGEKVKKIRKMLKIKQRELQDENITRGFISMIESNRSRMSIDTAKKIAKRFNERAKELGINLNITGEYLLLTPKQEAEKYCLEKLNNNIELEHIKDIDEIIKISEKHELTEIKIKAYIKRADLEFENHIYKKAFLDYHEALDILVNIGNTSLQAFLYNKLGRCKINEGDYIEALTYFNKALYYSLQINDLKTKKNAIYNIALCYKKLNKFDTAFEYIDEYLSLIDKNKEFTHYVYINILKANCYKDKKEYEKAINLYQDLIKEVNDADITLVGYIYSNLAEIYLEQSNFDKSLECFNIAEKIRRDNDMTNLHHTLIDKANVYIKNENYNEALKLLEEGINLSYRNNDIEYILRGNYMLTDIYKHLDDNKNLNNTYMKIIDVLENVNNEREIIKIFANLSLMNLEQGNAKECKDYLNKIIEKINQNEHAIKTNTF; encoded by the coding sequence ATGGAATTTTTAACCCCCGGTGAAAAAGTTAAAAAAATAAGAAAGATGCTTAAGATTAAGCAGAGAGAACTACAGGATGAAAACATAACAAGAGGTTTTATAAGCATGATTGAAAGTAACAGAAGCAGAATGAGCATTGACACTGCGAAAAAAATTGCAAAAAGATTTAATGAAAGAGCAAAAGAACTTGGTATAAATTTAAACATAACTGGAGAATATCTTCTTTTAACTCCAAAGCAGGAAGCAGAAAAATATTGCCTTGAAAAATTAAATAATAATATAGAACTTGAACACATAAAAGATATTGACGAAATAATTAAAATTTCCGAAAAACACGAATTAACTGAAATAAAAATTAAAGCTTATATAAAAAGAGCAGATTTGGAATTTGAAAATCATATATATAAAAAAGCTTTTTTAGATTATCATGAAGCACTTGATATATTGGTTAATATAGGGAATACATCACTACAAGCATTTCTTTATAACAAACTTGGAAGATGTAAAATAAATGAAGGAGATTATATTGAAGCATTAACGTATTTCAATAAAGCATTGTATTATTCGCTTCAAATCAATGACTTAAAAACTAAAAAAAATGCAATTTATAACATCGCTTTATGTTATAAAAAGCTTAACAAATTTGATACAGCATTTGAATATATAGATGAATATCTATCGTTAATTGATAAAAATAAAGAATTTACGCATTATGTATATATAAATATTCTAAAGGCAAATTGTTATAAAGATAAAAAAGAATATGAAAAAGCTATTAATTTATATCAAGACTTAATTAAAGAAGTTAACGATGCCGACATTACATTGGTTGGATATATATATTCTAACCTCGCAGAGATATATCTTGAACAAAGTAATTTCGATAAATCATTAGAATGCTTTAACATCGCAGAAAAAATTAGACGAGATAACGATATGACAAATTTGCATCATACATTGATTGATAAAGCAAATGTTTATATAAAAAACGAAAACTACAACGAAGCTTTAAAATTACTTGAAGAGGGCATAAATCTATCATATAGAAATAACGATATTGAATATATATTGAGAGGAAACTATATGCTAACTGACATTTATAAACATTTAGACGATAATAAAAATCTTAATAATACTTACATGAAAATAATAGATGTATTAGAAAATGTAAATAATGAACGTGAAATCATAAAAATCTTTGCAAATTTGTCCCTTATGAATCTTGAACAAGGAAATGCTAAAGAATGCAAAGACTATCTTAATAAAATAATTGAAAAAATAAACCAAAACGAACATGCAATTAAAACAAATACATTTTAA
- a CDS encoding TatD family hydrolase produces the protein MIIDSHAHLEDEKYDEDREDVIKRCKDELTLLINVGSSIETSKKSIELARNNEFIYAVIGIHPEYSQKEINDIKTIEELLSQEKVVAIGEIGLDYYYGDPPVEYQKQCFIEQIRLAKKYNLPIVIHDRDAHGDVLDIIKKEWTSSLRGVFHSYSGSSEMAFQLLEMNFYISLGGPVTFKNAKKAVDVAMKIPIEKLLIETDSPYLTPVPYRGKRNEPANVKYVARKIAEIKNMNYDDVCNITASNALKLFNITFK, from the coding sequence ATGATTATAGATTCTCATGCACATCTGGAAGATGAAAAGTATGACGAAGATAGGGAAGATGTTATAAAAAGGTGCAAAGATGAACTTACATTGTTGATAAATGTAGGATCTAGCATAGAGACGTCAAAAAAATCGATTGAGCTTGCTAGAAACAATGAATTTATATATGCTGTTATTGGTATTCACCCTGAGTATTCGCAAAAGGAAATAAATGACATCAAGACTATCGAGGAATTGTTATCCCAAGAAAAAGTTGTTGCTATAGGAGAGATAGGCCTTGACTATTATTACGGCGATCCACCAGTGGAATATCAGAAACAGTGCTTCATAGAACAGATAAGGCTTGCCAAAAAATATAATTTACCAATTGTAATTCACGACAGGGATGCACATGGGGATGTGCTTGATATTATCAAAAAAGAGTGGACAAGCAGTTTAAGAGGGGTTTTTCACAGCTATTCTGGCAGCAGCGAGATGGCATTCCAGTTGCTTGAAATGAACTTCTATATTTCATTGGGAGGACCAGTAACATTTAAAAATGCAAAAAAGGCTGTTGATGTGGCCATGAAGATACCAATAGAAAAGTTGCTTATTGAGACAGACAGTCCTTATTTGACACCTGTGCCTTATAGAGGCAAAAGAAATGAGCCTGCTAATGTAAAATATGTGGCAAGGAAAATAGCTGAGATAAAAAACATGAATTATGATGATGTATGCAATATTACTGCATCAAATGCCTTAAAATTATTTAATATTACTTTCAAATAA